The genomic DNA TCTTGTTGATACCGTACCGATATCAGCCGAGAGGTACAGACTTCTTGTTACTAGGTATTAGATGCTGTGTATCCTCAAGCTCAATTTCACCTCCTCTCCATTCGTCCCCACTTTCAAACATCATTTCAATCTGCTCCAGTGTTTTCCCTTTTGTTTCTGGCACACAAAAGTACACAAACAGGACAGAGACAACTGATATTGCAGCAAAGACGAAGAACATTCCTGCCACTGATATAGCACGGGCCATAGAAAGGAACGACATGGAAACCAAACCACTGCTCACTCTACCACCCACTTGACCAAGCGCTGATCCCTGAGCTCGTAATCTCAAAGGAAATACCTCTGATGACAAGACCCAACATATTGGTCCTATGCCAATTGAAAAGAACGCCACATTCCCACACACTGCAAAAATTGCTAGATCGATCCCAATACGTGGAGACATAAGCCCCGCAGCATGCTTTTGCAATGTAAGTGCCACTCCCAGGAGAAACAAGCATATAGTCATGCCAATTGTGCTGACATAAAGAAGTGGCTTCCGGCCAACTTTATCAATGAGGAAAATTGCAACCAAGATGAACACTGTCTTGGTGAAACCCACAGCGACGGTCGCAGCAAGAAGCTCCTGATCAGACTTGATCCCAGCATCCTTGAAAATTGTTGGGCTGTAATAGACAGTAGCATCAATTCCAGTAATCTGTTGGAATAATTGGATACCACAGCCAGCATACAGCATCCGACGAACAGCAGGAGAAGGGTTCAGAAGCTCTCTCCACACTTCCTTCTCCTCAGATTTCGTTGATTTCATAAGACCTGCGGCTTCCTCAATCTCAGCCAGCCGTTCTTCAACTTCAGCTTCAGACTCACTTATTTGTAGCAGCACTGCCCTGGCTTCTGAAACTCTCTTCTCCATCACCAACCACCTAGGGGACTCTGGAATCACGAAAAGTGCAAAGCCAATGAAGACAGATGGAAGGATACCGACACCGAGCATAATCCTCCAATTGATATGCTCAGAAAGGCCCGAAAAGGCATAATTGGAAACATAGCCGAGGAGGATCCCCAAATTGATGCATATCTCAGGAAGGGACGTGAGAGTCCCACGGGCACCAGCAGGGGAGATCTCAGCAATGTACACTCCAGATACCATGGCACCAAAGCCAATGCCTACTCCAGCTAGGAGCCTCCCGATCATAAGCACAGTGAATGATGGAGCAAACGTCATGATGGCGGCGCCTAATTGGAACACAATTGCACCGAGGCCCATTGTCCATTTCCTGCCAATTACATCAGATGTTCGTCCCCCTGATAGGCTTCCCACGAGTGAGACCACGCTCAGACAGCCTACTAGTATTTCTTGCTGAAACTCGGTTATGTGGAGATCTTTCTGCATGTAGATGATGCAGCCACTCATGACACCAACATCTGCAGATAAAAACAGGAAACTCGGATCAGAAAAGTGTTACACAGCAAGAGGAGTGAATTTCTGAGCAGCGTGATTGACTGATTGTCGATACCCATGGCAAGCTCAATCAGCTTTGTTCCAAACGCTGACTTGTACAATCAGAACAGAAAGGTATCAAAATCCAACTCGTAGGACAATAGAACATCAAGGAAAACAGAAAGTTAAGGACCTCAACTCGAGTCATGAGAAAGTTGCCACGAATCTCCAAAAGTTATCCACTATCGTTGCTAGTACTACCGTACAGAATGAAATCAGGAAATTCTCGTGGAAGGCATGAAAAACATTTCCGACAACTTGCAAACTGCTATCACTGTCGGAATCATGCTACGATTCTATTGACGGGGCGCGGGATTTTGTTTCGCAAAGGAAAAGAGGACGGCAACATTTTTGTCCCAAGATCGGATCCCAGGCGCACCGCGTCATTGCAAGCACTCACCGTAGCCGAGGAGGATGGCGTTGAGCGAGGCGAAGACCGCGCAGGCGTACACGAaccgctccctcctcctcctctcgctctcgggCACCGGCGGCCTTCGCCGCGCGTCCAGCTCCAGGTCCTGCTCCTCGCTCCGATCAAGAACCGCGTACCCGTTCCTGCCGCCattggccgccgcgccggcaccCGCCATCGCCTCGCTCCGTGCCCCCAGCTACCCGGTGGAGCCTCCTCGCCGCGGATTGGTGCTCGGTTCGGAGTTCATCAGCGGCCGGCGCCCCCGAGCTCCCCAAATCCAATGGAGCCCGAGGAAGGGGGGAGATGTCGATGTGGCGCTGTTCTTGCTCCGTTTTCTTTCGCTCCCCTGTTTTGCCTGTTTCTTCGGTAGGTGACGATGGTTTCCATTTCTTATCGAAGAAATCCTCAAGACTACAAATCCTTTTCAAAAAGATCCTTTCCTGTAAAATGCCCTAGATTAGCAGGGATGAAACTACAATTTCGGTTTCTGCTGAGGTTCTTCTTGGCATTTCGGTAGTTTTGTCCGGGTCAAGCACTCGTTTTTGACATGGAAAATTTGTCAGAAGCAGGACTTGGACAGAGCCGTGTTCTGACCTTCTCCCGTCTTCCCCGGCAGGGGTGAGACTATTCCATTGGGTCTAAAAAATTACAAGCCAGATTAGCTTAATGATCTTGGAAAATGAGATGGTTTAGCGGCCTAAAATCCGATGCTGGGTGTGGACAATAAAGATTGTATAGTAGTAGCTTAGGATTTGTGTCAGTTACAAAACGTAACCACTGCTCATACCTTTTTGGCTGGCTTCTTCCGGGGGAGTCGCTTTCGTACGAGTTTAAAGCAAAGCATGGTGGTTTGGACTAATCAATCCGCGAGTACGAGCGGAAAATATCAGAAAGCTCCCGGGTCCGCATCATGAAAGCCGGTGCCCCCGTTCCATTGCCTTGAGAATTCTCGTCAGAAGCTTCGCCTCGCCTGAATTTGCCGAACACTGACGGCAGAACAGTTTGATAAAGACACCActcttttccttattttttttagGACTGGATGGTTTGGCCTGGCCCCAGTTCTTGAACAGTAGTTGTTAGCACCAGCACAAGGTTGGCAGCTGGAGGGTAAGACAGAGGAGAGTAGCGGCGACGCTCTTGGCGTGGAACAAGTCAAACAACCGGCATATGCCGTACGGTCGCGACCAGGCGATCGCGAGTTCGGTCG from Panicum virgatum strain AP13 chromosome 7N, P.virgatum_v5, whole genome shotgun sequence includes the following:
- the LOC120681519 gene encoding probable polyol transporter 4 isoform X2, with the protein product MAGAGAAANGGRNGYAVLDRSEEQDLELDARRRPPVPESERRRRERFVYACAVFASLNAILLGYDVGVMSGCIIYMQKDLHITEFQQEILVGCLSVVSLVGSLSGGRTSDVIGRKWTMGLGAIVFQLGAAIMTFAPSFTVLMIGRLLAGVGIGFGAMVSGVYIAEISPAGARGTLTSLPEICINLGILLGYVSNYAFSGLSEHINWRIMLGVGILPSVFIGFALFVIPESPRWLVMEKRVSEARAVLLQISESEAEVEERLAEIEEAAGLMKSTKSEEKEVWRELLNPSPAVRRMLYAGCGIQLFQQITGIDATVYYSPTIFKDAGIKSDQELLAATVAVGFTKTVFILVAIFLIDKVGRKPLLYVSTIGMTICLFLLGVALTLQKHAAGLMSPRIGIDLAIFAVCGNVAFFSIGIGPICWVLSSEVFPLRLRAQGSALGQVGGRVSSGLVSMSFLSMARAISVAGMFFVFAAISVVSVLFVYFCVPETKGKTLEQIEMMFESGDEWRGGEIELEDTQHLIPSNKKSVPLG
- the LOC120681519 gene encoding probable polyol transporter 4 isoform X1; translated protein: MQTRRMESVKMRPGTATTKREYRRMEVGEEGEELDEAEWLHRAEAQSQRRRRGQCYAFGCALFASLNGILLGYDVGVMSGCIIYMQKDLHITEFQQEILVGCLSVVSLVGSLSGGRTSDVIGRKWTMGLGAIVFQLGAAIMTFAPSFTVLMIGRLLAGVGIGFGAMVSGVYIAEISPAGARGTLTSLPEICINLGILLGYVSNYAFSGLSEHINWRIMLGVGILPSVFIGFALFVIPESPRWLVMEKRVSEARAVLLQISESEAEVEERLAEIEEAAGLMKSTKSEEKEVWRELLNPSPAVRRMLYAGCGIQLFQQITGIDATVYYSPTIFKDAGIKSDQELLAATVAVGFTKTVFILVAIFLIDKVGRKPLLYVSTIGMTICLFLLGVALTLQKHAAGLMSPRIGIDLAIFAVCGNVAFFSIGIGPICWVLSSEVFPLRLRAQGSALGQVGGRVSSGLVSMSFLSMARAISVAGMFFVFAAISVVSVLFVYFCVPETKGKTLEQIEMMFESGDEWRGGEIELEDTQHLIPSNKKSVPLG